In Candidatus Methylomirabilota bacterium, a single window of DNA contains:
- a CDS encoding tetratricopeptide repeat protein, translating into MTFWPGLRGQFLNWDDGTLFTRNPDYRGLGPAQLRWMFTTTLAGHYMPLAWLTLGLNYVLGGMNPWGYHLLALLLHSTNAVLFYLVACRLLETVLARSERGAPGGGVGELWSVRAGAAVAALVFAVHPQRVESVAWVAERGTLVSSALYLAAVLAYLRATECGTALRWRWSGIVSLASFATALLAKGIAITLPATLLILDIYPLARWSGRWRRALGEKAAYVVIAVIGAVIVLYARTRGATWSGLSAYGLDARLAFAGYSFWFYPSSLAWPIGLSPLYEVPAQARLLQWRFLAPLIGLTAITGILVSLRRRFPGGLAAWINSAVVVAPVSGVAHSGSQLAADRYSYLAGLGFALIAGYAVPWVARLRRQGLVSGWVVMSTISGLVLVVAALAFSAWGQTGIWRDSETLWRWAVDRQPACATCHGGLGEALLYAPDGAQSRLNESEAYLRRAIALHPRLPFPHYTLGTLMLARGQYAEAEASLKTYMRLEPGEAQGPARLALLYLVQDRPADAVPLLLQSQRLGARPSREVPGGLDEPGPDPDFAKAIRLLGDSRSDLEFLGESLIRQGKGNRAVYPLRRAVALAPDAPAPRFWLVKAYEQSGRPDLARNEAATLRRLHPDAADRLSER; encoded by the coding sequence GTGACATTCTGGCCGGGACTGCGGGGACAGTTCCTCAACTGGGACGACGGCACTCTCTTCACCAGGAATCCCGACTACCGCGGCCTCGGTCCGGCTCAGCTCCGGTGGATGTTTACCACCACGCTGGCCGGCCACTACATGCCCTTGGCGTGGCTCACCCTGGGCCTCAACTACGTTCTCGGCGGGATGAATCCCTGGGGGTATCACCTGCTGGCGCTGCTCCTGCACTCGACCAACGCGGTGCTGTTCTACCTGGTCGCCTGTCGCCTGCTCGAGACGGTGCTGGCCCGCTCCGAACGCGGCGCTCCGGGCGGCGGCGTGGGAGAGCTCTGGAGCGTCCGCGCAGGAGCCGCCGTGGCCGCGCTCGTCTTCGCCGTTCATCCCCAGCGCGTGGAATCGGTCGCTTGGGTCGCCGAGCGCGGAACTCTCGTCTCGAGCGCGCTCTACCTCGCCGCGGTGCTCGCCTACCTGCGCGCGACCGAGTGCGGCACCGCTCTCCGCTGGCGTTGGTCGGGCATTGTCTCGCTCGCCTCCTTCGCCACCGCGCTCCTCGCCAAGGGCATCGCCATCACCCTGCCCGCGACGCTCCTGATCCTCGACATCTACCCGCTCGCGCGCTGGAGCGGGCGGTGGCGGCGCGCGCTCGGCGAGAAGGCCGCGTACGTGGTGATCGCGGTGATCGGCGCGGTGATCGTGCTCTACGCACGGACCCGAGGAGCCACGTGGAGCGGCCTCTCGGCGTACGGGCTCGACGCGCGCCTGGCGTTCGCCGGATACAGCTTCTGGTTCTACCCCTCGAGCCTCGCCTGGCCGATCGGACTCTCCCCGCTGTACGAGGTGCCGGCACAGGCCCGCCTGCTGCAATGGCGTTTCCTGGCTCCTCTCATCGGTCTGACGGCCATCACCGGCATCCTCGTGTCCCTGAGGCGCCGCTTCCCGGGCGGACTGGCGGCCTGGATCAACTCGGCAGTGGTGGTGGCACCCGTCAGCGGGGTCGCCCATTCGGGGAGCCAGCTCGCGGCCGATCGCTACAGCTACCTGGCGGGCCTCGGCTTCGCGCTGATCGCGGGCTATGCGGTCCCGTGGGTCGCGCGCCTGCGGCGGCAGGGCCTCGTGAGCGGCTGGGTAGTGATGAGCACGATATCCGGGCTCGTCCTCGTGGTGGCCGCACTGGCCTTCAGCGCCTGGGGACAGACCGGGATCTGGCGGGACTCAGAGACGCTCTGGCGGTGGGCGGTGGACCGACAGCCGGCGTGCGCAACTTGCCACGGCGGGCTGGGCGAGGCGCTGCTGTACGCCCCGGATGGCGCGCAGTCCCGTCTGAATGAGTCGGAGGCGTACCTGCGCCGCGCCATCGCGCTGCACCCGAGGCTGCCCTTCCCGCACTACACCCTCGGAACGCTGATGCTCGCGCGCGGGCAGTATGCTGAAGCCGAGGCCAGCCTGAAGACCTACATGCGGCTGGAGCCCGGAGAGGCCCAAGGGCCGGCGAGGTTGGCCCTGCTCTACCTCGTGCAGGATCGCCCCGCAGACGCGGTGCCTCTGCTCCTTCAGTCGCAGCGACTCGGCGCCCGGCCCTCTCGAGAAGTCCCGGGCGGTCTCGACGAGCCCGGGCCCGATCCGGACTTCGCGAAGGCGATCCGACTGCTCGGGGACAGCCGGAGCGATCTCGAATTCCTGGGAGAATCCCTGATCCGGCAGGGCAAGGGCAATCGGGCCGTGTATCCGCTGCGGCGTGCAGTCGCGCTGGCCCCGGACGCGCCGGCTCCCCGATTCTGGCTCGTGAAGGCCTACGAGCAGAGCGGCCGCCCGGACCTGGCTCGGAACGAGGCGGCGACGCTGCGCCGGCTGCATCCCGACGCAGCCGATCGCCTCTCCGAACGTTGA
- a CDS encoding ABC transporter ATP-binding protein, with translation MALLEARGVSKRFGGLTALNGVDFTIEEGHIASIIGPNGAGKTTFFNVFTGIYIPEEGVVTFRDVPVLGRRPDQITALGICRTFQNIRLFPRMTAIENVMIGMHSRVPLTFWDVITRNPRWREHERRQWEQGAELLSVVSLRDKANEVARNLPYGEQRRLELARALGSTPSLLLLDEPTAGMTQGEARSLMALLRRLVEDRKLTLLLIEHNMRVVMEVSDRVTVLDYGEKIAEGRPADVQRNPRVIEAYLGRQRWTPGAGLTGDPHA, from the coding sequence ATGGCGCTGCTGGAGGCCCGCGGCGTCAGCAAGCGCTTCGGCGGGCTGACCGCGCTCAACGGGGTCGATTTCACCATCGAGGAAGGCCACATCGCGTCGATCATCGGCCCGAACGGCGCGGGCAAGACCACCTTCTTCAATGTCTTCACCGGCATCTACATCCCGGAGGAAGGCGTGGTCACCTTCCGCGACGTCCCGGTACTGGGACGGCGGCCGGACCAGATCACCGCGCTCGGCATCTGCCGCACCTTCCAGAACATCCGCCTCTTCCCGCGCATGACCGCCATCGAGAACGTGATGATCGGCATGCACAGCCGGGTGCCGCTCACCTTCTGGGACGTGATCACCCGCAACCCGCGCTGGCGCGAGCACGAGCGTCGGCAGTGGGAGCAGGGCGCCGAGCTGCTCTCGGTGGTCTCCCTGCGGGACAAGGCCAACGAGGTCGCTCGGAACCTGCCCTACGGCGAGCAGCGGCGCCTCGAGCTGGCCCGCGCGCTCGGATCCACTCCCTCGCTCCTCCTGCTGGACGAGCCCACCGCGGGCATGACCCAGGGCGAGGCGCGCAGCCTGATGGCCCTCCTCCGCCGCCTGGTGGAGGACCGCAAGCTGACCCTGCTGCTGATCGAGCACAACATGCGGGTGGTCATGGAGGTCTCGGATCGCGTCACCGTGCTCGACTACGGCGAGAAGATCGCGGAGGGCCGACCCGCCGACGTCCAGCGCAACCCCCGCGTGATCGAAGCCTACCTCGGCCGGCAACGGTGGACGCCGGGGGCGGGCCTCACCGGCGACCCGCATGCTTGA
- a CDS encoding branched-chain amino acid ABC transporter permease, whose protein sequence is MITRCLERPALATALVVVALIVTTWGVTWSPRSIVIFMLFQGSILLLYFARIPGLVKAALTAITLGVLMPYLGTINAYYMEIAIQVGIFVALALGLNIVVGLAGLLDLGYVAFFAVGAYSWAIFGSPQANLIFGGSHFPLGPWWFFVFLFVGVAVAAVAGILLGLPVLRLHGDYLALVTLGFGEVIRVLANNLDKPINITNGPKGITPINRPPIFFAPVLQWLGLDSNPNVVYPLYLYAIVLLIVGATVLANRRLEDSHIGRAWEAIREDQTAAQAMGIPLVRMKLLAFACGASFAGTVGVLFSAKQIFINPESFTFMESIGVLAMIILGGMGSIPGAILGAAVVTILNLQILKGLSLWLNELRNAGIVIFGYSLANLPTQLEPAKYERMVFGLILVLMMIFRPQGILPAKRRRRELGEGS, encoded by the coding sequence ATGATCACGCGATGCCTGGAGCGCCCCGCTCTCGCGACCGCGCTCGTCGTCGTCGCCCTGATCGTGACGACGTGGGGCGTGACCTGGAGCCCGCGATCGATCGTCATCTTCATGCTGTTCCAGGGCTCGATCCTGCTGCTCTACTTCGCCCGGATCCCGGGTCTGGTCAAGGCGGCGCTCACCGCCATCACCCTCGGCGTGCTCATGCCGTACCTCGGCACGATCAACGCGTACTACATGGAGATCGCGATCCAGGTCGGGATCTTCGTGGCCCTCGCCCTGGGGCTGAACATCGTGGTGGGCCTGGCCGGACTCCTCGATCTGGGCTACGTGGCCTTCTTCGCGGTGGGCGCCTACTCGTGGGCGATCTTCGGCTCCCCGCAGGCCAACCTGATCTTCGGCGGCTCGCACTTCCCTCTGGGGCCGTGGTGGTTCTTCGTCTTCCTCTTCGTGGGGGTGGCGGTGGCCGCGGTCGCCGGGATCCTGCTGGGCCTGCCGGTGCTGAGGCTCCACGGCGACTACCTGGCCCTGGTCACTCTCGGCTTCGGCGAGGTGATCCGGGTCCTGGCCAACAACCTGGACAAGCCGATCAACATCACGAACGGGCCCAAGGGGATCACGCCGATCAATCGACCTCCCATCTTCTTCGCTCCGGTGCTGCAGTGGCTCGGCCTCGATTCCAATCCGAACGTCGTTTACCCACTCTACCTCTACGCGATCGTGCTCCTGATCGTCGGGGCCACCGTGCTCGCGAACCGGCGCCTGGAGGACTCGCACATCGGGCGGGCCTGGGAGGCGATCCGCGAGGACCAGACTGCGGCCCAGGCCATGGGCATCCCGCTGGTGCGCATGAAGCTGTTGGCCTTCGCGTGTGGCGCCTCGTTCGCAGGCACGGTCGGGGTGCTGTTCTCGGCCAAGCAGATCTTCATCAATCCCGAATCCTTCACGTTCATGGAGTCCATCGGCGTGCTCGCCATGATCATCCTGGGCGGGATGGGCTCGATCCCCGGGGCCATCCTGGGGGCCGCGGTGGTGACGATCCTGAATCTCCAGATCCTCAAGGGGTTGTCGCTCTGGCTGAACGAGCTGCGCAACGCGGGCATCGTGATCTTCGGCTACAGCCTCGCCAACCTCCCCACCCAGCTCGAGCCGGCCAAGTACGAGCGGATGGTCTTCGGCCTGATCCTGGTCCTCATGATGATCTTCCGGCCGCAGGGCATCCTGCCTGCGAAGCGCCGGCGCCGGGAGCTCGGAGAGGGTTCCTGA
- a CDS encoding branched-chain amino acid ABC transporter substrate-binding protein: MRTARLRLVTAIIAALALVVPLTSVADAQSKGTIKIATQSPLSGGQAVLGEGIKLGTQLAVEKMKGNLEKMGYKVDFVPFDDQAKPDVGVANAKNIIADKDIMVVIGHLNSGVAIPSSEVYKEVTLAMISPANTNPVVTDRNYPNVNRVCGRDDVQGVVGAEFAHGTLKVKSVYIVHDKTQYGQSIAEFFKADSEKKGVKVVGFEGTEEKSNFDPLLTPIKAKNPDLIYFGGIYDQGAPFFKQAREKGIKSKFMGPDGMDSSDLTKIAGKAVVGMNYTSAAGPASALPKAKAFVDEYKKKFGKNPEPYAAESYDATTIAIKALEDVAKGGKMSREGVSTAIRKVKLSGITGDIAFDSRGDRLKAQYFVLTVASDNPEKWGDNKIVKQLTIAPPAVK, encoded by the coding sequence ATGAGAACCGCACGACTTCGCCTGGTCACCGCCATCATCGCCGCGTTGGCGCTGGTGGTCCCGTTGACCTCCGTCGCCGATGCTCAGTCCAAGGGCACGATCAAGATCGCCACCCAGAGTCCGCTGTCGGGCGGTCAGGCCGTGCTCGGGGAAGGCATCAAGCTCGGGACCCAGCTGGCCGTCGAGAAGATGAAGGGCAACCTCGAGAAGATGGGCTACAAGGTCGACTTCGTGCCATTCGACGACCAGGCCAAGCCCGACGTCGGGGTGGCGAACGCCAAGAACATCATCGCCGACAAGGACATCATGGTGGTGATCGGCCATCTGAACTCGGGTGTGGCGATCCCGTCGTCGGAGGTCTACAAGGAAGTCACCCTGGCCATGATCTCTCCGGCCAACACCAACCCGGTCGTCACGGATCGCAACTATCCGAACGTGAACCGGGTGTGCGGGCGTGACGACGTGCAGGGCGTGGTGGGCGCCGAATTCGCGCACGGCACGCTGAAGGTCAAGAGCGTCTACATCGTGCACGACAAGACGCAGTACGGTCAGAGCATCGCCGAGTTCTTCAAGGCCGACTCCGAGAAGAAGGGCGTCAAGGTGGTGGGCTTCGAGGGCACCGAGGAGAAGTCGAACTTCGACCCGCTGCTGACCCCGATCAAGGCCAAGAACCCCGATCTCATCTACTTCGGTGGCATCTACGACCAGGGGGCGCCGTTCTTCAAGCAGGCGCGCGAGAAGGGCATCAAGTCGAAGTTCATGGGCCCCGACGGGATGGACTCCTCCGACCTCACCAAGATCGCGGGCAAGGCGGTGGTGGGGATGAACTACACCTCGGCGGCGGGCCCGGCGTCCGCGCTGCCCAAGGCGAAGGCGTTCGTGGATGAATACAAGAAGAAGTTCGGGAAGAACCCCGAGCCCTACGCGGCCGAGTCCTACGACGCCACCACCATCGCCATCAAGGCCCTGGAGGACGTGGCCAAGGGCGGCAAGATGAGCCGCGAGGGGGTCTCCACCGCGATCCGCAAGGTCAAGCTCTCCGGGATCACCGGCGACATCGCCTTCGACAGCCGGGGCGATCGGCTGAAGGCGCAGTACTTCGTGCTGACGGTCGCCAGCGACAATCCCGAGAAGTGGGGCGACAACAAGATCGTCAAGCAGCTCACGATCGCGCCGCCGGCGGTCAAGTAG
- a CDS encoding tetratricopeptide repeat protein: protein MPLTWLTFGVNYALGGMNPWGYHAINVLLHGVNAALFLLIAVRLLTAVGNGRDASDAPRIETPAIVAGSLLATLLFAVHPQRVEPVAWVTGRSTLLSGFFYLLAVLGYLRSTAGGPVMRWKWAGVASLGAFVAAVLSHPIAMTLPLSLLVLDVYPLRRERAWRDRLREKVPYGAVALVAAGLAVLVRHRDVLWTLAASRDLETRILFAGKSLWLYPATFVLPSGLSPLYELPESATLSSLRFLLPILGVAGTITILYVGRHRFPGGLAAWLHMAIVVTPVSGVVHSGLQLGADRYSYLANLGFALLVGYGLAWVLLTRDTGRISALTVRLSCGIGIVVVVALAAGCWGYARTWQDSETLWRWATDVDGECAACQVHLSEAIISGAARKSPDAVPSRAREAEEHARRALALRPDLVEAYFNLGTALAAQQRYDEADVPLRAYIQRAPGDPAGPWRLGLLRLAQNKPVEAVPLFRAALDLAADSPALRGRVEDVLHEQASQLERAGRHSEAAVLVNERARLVDRENRRPTSP, encoded by the coding sequence ATGCCGCTCACCTGGCTCACGTTCGGCGTCAACTACGCACTCGGGGGCATGAACCCGTGGGGCTATCACGCGATCAATGTGCTCTTGCACGGCGTGAACGCTGCGCTGTTCCTCCTGATCGCCGTCCGCCTGCTCACCGCCGTGGGCAACGGACGGGATGCGTCGGACGCGCCGCGCATCGAGACTCCGGCGATCGTCGCCGGATCGCTACTGGCCACGCTGCTCTTCGCGGTACATCCGCAGCGGGTTGAGCCCGTTGCCTGGGTCACCGGTCGGTCCACCCTCCTGAGCGGCTTCTTCTATCTCCTGGCCGTGCTCGGCTACCTTCGCTCGACCGCGGGTGGTCCGGTCATGCGCTGGAAATGGGCGGGAGTAGCCTCCCTCGGTGCCTTCGTGGCTGCCGTGCTCTCACATCCCATCGCGATGACCCTGCCTTTGAGTCTTCTGGTGCTCGACGTTTATCCGCTCCGGCGCGAGCGGGCGTGGCGAGACCGGCTCAGGGAGAAGGTCCCCTATGGGGCGGTCGCCCTCGTCGCGGCCGGACTTGCGGTGCTGGTCCGTCATCGCGATGTGCTGTGGACACTGGCCGCCTCGCGCGATCTCGAAACGAGGATCCTCTTTGCGGGGAAGAGCCTCTGGCTCTATCCGGCCACGTTCGTCCTGCCGTCCGGGCTCTCGCCACTCTACGAGCTGCCCGAGAGCGCCACTCTCTCATCGCTCCGCTTCTTGCTCCCGATACTCGGCGTGGCGGGAACCATCACGATCCTCTACGTGGGACGTCACCGGTTCCCGGGCGGGCTCGCGGCGTGGCTCCATATGGCGATCGTCGTCACGCCAGTGAGCGGGGTCGTTCATTCGGGCTTACAGCTCGGAGCCGACCGCTACAGTTACCTGGCCAACCTCGGCTTCGCGCTGCTCGTCGGGTACGGGCTCGCGTGGGTCCTGCTGACCAGGGACACCGGCCGGATCAGCGCCCTCACCGTCCGCTTGAGCTGCGGTATCGGGATCGTCGTCGTCGTGGCCCTCGCGGCCGGGTGCTGGGGCTACGCGAGGACATGGCAGGACTCCGAGACGCTATGGCGATGGGCCACGGACGTCGATGGTGAGTGTGCGGCTTGCCAGGTGCATCTGAGCGAGGCCATCATCAGCGGGGCCGCCCGGAAAAGTCCTGACGCCGTGCCGTCTCGCGCCCGCGAGGCGGAGGAGCACGCGCGCCGGGCCTTGGCGTTGCGGCCTGACCTGGTGGAGGCCTATTTCAATCTCGGCACGGCCCTCGCCGCCCAGCAGCGGTATGACGAAGCGGACGTGCCCTTGCGCGCTTACATCCAGCGCGCTCCGGGGGATCCCGCCGGTCCGTGGCGGCTCGGGCTGTTGCGTCTGGCCCAGAACAAGCCGGTCGAAGCCGTGCCCCTCTTTCGGGCCGCCCTCGACCTGGCCGCCGACTCACCTGCCTTGCGCGGCCGGGTCGAAGACGTGTTGCACGAGCAGGCCAGCCAGCTCGAGCGCGCCGGACGGCACTCCGAGGCCGCCGTGCTGGTCAACGAGCGCGCACGCCTCGTCGACCGCGAGAATCGCCGCCCGACTTCACCGTGA
- a CDS encoding ornithine cyclodeaminase family protein yields MLLLGRDDLAALLTPADVIAAVERAFRECAAGRVAALPRAGLPMGRGGVFLAMISALPALGALGTKLATVVEGNQRRGLPTIQATYLLTDPETGTPLALMEAGFLTAIRTGAASAVAARYMARPDSHTLACFGAGVQARHQLLCLREILPLARVRVVGRDAARAGAFVRRMRDELGLPVEIATDRRAAVRGADVVSCATTATRPVFDGRDLGPGAHVDAVGNFRPATREVDTVTVRKSRVVVDTYDGAWEEAGDVLIPIKAGAITRRHVRAELAEVVTGKRPGRTSAEEITLFKSVGFAPEDAVTARLAYDRALAAGRGTRVDL; encoded by the coding sequence ATGCTCCTGCTCGGCCGCGACGACCTGGCGGCGCTTCTCACGCCCGCTGACGTCATCGCGGCGGTGGAGCGCGCCTTCCGCGAGTGCGCGGCGGGCCGGGTGGCCGCGCTGCCGCGGGCCGGCCTGCCGATGGGCCGGGGCGGAGTCTTCCTCGCGATGATCTCCGCGTTGCCCGCTCTCGGCGCCCTGGGGACCAAGCTGGCGACGGTGGTGGAAGGCAATCAGCGGCGCGGGCTGCCGACCATCCAGGCCACGTACCTGTTGACGGATCCGGAGACGGGCACGCCGCTCGCGCTGATGGAGGCGGGCTTCCTGACCGCGATCCGGACCGGGGCCGCCTCGGCGGTGGCCGCCCGGTACATGGCGCGGCCCGACTCCCACACGCTCGCGTGCTTCGGCGCCGGCGTGCAGGCGCGCCATCAGCTGCTCTGCCTGCGCGAGATCTTGCCGCTGGCCCGGGTGCGCGTGGTCGGGCGGGATGCGGCACGCGCCGGCGCCTTCGTCCGGCGGATGCGGGACGAGCTCGGCCTCCCGGTGGAGATCGCCACCGATCGCCGGGCCGCGGTGCGTGGCGCCGACGTGGTGAGCTGCGCCACCACCGCGACGCGGCCGGTATTCGACGGGCGCGATCTCGGACCCGGCGCCCACGTCGATGCCGTCGGCAACTTCCGCCCCGCCACCCGCGAGGTGGACACCGTCACCGTCCGGAAGTCCCGCGTGGTGGTGGATACCTACGATGGCGCCTGGGAAGAGGCCGGGGACGTGCTGATCCCGATCAAGGCCGGGGCGATCACCCGGCGTCACGTGCGGGCCGAGCTGGCCGAGGTCGTGACCGGCAAGCGGCCGGGTCGCACGTCTGCCGAGGAGATCACCCTCTTCAAGTCCGTGGGGTTCGCCCCGGAGGATGCCGTCACCGCCCGCCTGGCCTACGACCGGGCGCTGGCGGCCGGGCGCGGCACCCGGGTGGATCTCTGA
- the thiE gene encoding thiamine phosphate synthase, protein MRLPSPLYVILDRSVAGSRSLDDLLDLVLAGGGRLVQLREKTMPAVEMLPVARRLARRCREAGALFIVNDRADIAVAADAHGVHVGQDDMPAREARALLRPGMVLGVSTHDEDQAGAAVTAGADYVAVGSIFPTTSRVDFQLVGTDLIRRVRSEVPVPLVAIGGITADNAAEVIRAGADGVAVISAICANRNPEAATRTLLERLHAARGPRPAP, encoded by the coding sequence GTGCGGCTGCCCTCCCCGCTCTACGTGATCCTCGACCGGTCCGTGGCCGGGAGCCGGAGCCTGGACGATCTGCTCGATCTGGTCTTGGCCGGGGGCGGGCGGCTGGTTCAGCTGCGTGAGAAGACCATGCCCGCCGTGGAGATGCTGCCGGTGGCCCGGCGGCTCGCCCGGCGATGCCGCGAGGCCGGGGCGCTCTTCATCGTGAACGACCGGGCCGATATCGCGGTGGCCGCCGACGCCCACGGGGTGCACGTCGGACAGGACGACATGCCCGCACGGGAGGCCCGCGCCCTGTTGCGTCCGGGTATGGTCCTGGGCGTGTCGACCCACGACGAGGACCAGGCCGGGGCCGCGGTGACCGCCGGTGCCGACTACGTCGCGGTCGGGAGCATCTTCCCGACCACCAGCCGGGTCGACTTTCAGCTGGTGGGCACCGATCTGATCCGGCGAGTCAGATCCGAGGTCCCGGTTCCCCTGGTCGCGATCGGAGGAATCACCGCCGACAACGCGGCCGAGGTGATCCGGGCTGGAGCGGACGGCGTCGCGGTCATCTCGGCGATCTGCGCGAACCGCAACCCGGAAGCGGCCACCCGCACTCTCCTCGAACGGCTCCATGCCGCGCGGGGTCCGCGGCCGGCTCCATGA
- a CDS encoding MaoC/PaaZ C-terminal domain-containing protein, giving the protein MKSHGLTYEEHTVGAVYRTLGRTVSEADICAFVNLCGFNEPLFMDMEYVAKESVFKGRAAPGAMTFCLSEGLIMQTGLIHGTGMSYLGSEIRIVAPVLQGDTLKVGVTITDKRETRKPDRGIVTYKHEVTNQRGEVVLEATVKRMIRRNPG; this is encoded by the coding sequence GTGAAGAGCCACGGGCTGACCTACGAGGAGCACACCGTCGGCGCGGTCTACCGGACGCTCGGCCGCACGGTGTCCGAGGCCGACATCTGCGCGTTCGTGAACCTGTGCGGCTTCAACGAGCCGCTGTTCATGGACATGGAGTACGTGGCGAAGGAGTCGGTGTTCAAAGGGCGCGCCGCCCCCGGAGCCATGACCTTCTGCCTCTCCGAGGGCCTGATCATGCAGACCGGGCTGATCCACGGCACCGGCATGTCCTACCTCGGCAGCGAGATCCGCATCGTCGCTCCTGTCCTTCAAGGCGATACCCTCAAGGTCGGCGTGACGATCACGGACAAGCGCGAGACCAGGAAGCCCGACCGCGGCATCGTCACCTACAAGCACGAGGTGACGAACCAGCGCGGCGAGGTGGTGCTGGAGGCCACGGTCAAGCGGATGATCAGGCGCAACCCCGGCTGA
- a CDS encoding ABC transporter ATP-binding protein, producing the protein MLEITDLHVYYGEIHALKGISFRVAQGEIVTLLGNNGAGKTTTLRTVSGLLSPRHGDVRFEGASLVGIPPHDVVLKGITHVPEGRRIFNRLTVVENLEMGAYTRGDPQIASDMEHVFTTFPRLKERRTQVAGTLSGGEQQMLAIGRALMARPRLLLLDEPSMGLAPVLVEQIFDTVQTINRQGVTILLVEQNAAMALSIAERGYVLETGRLPLEGPARELADNPEVRRAYLGEA; encoded by the coding sequence ATGCTTGAGATCACGGACCTGCACGTCTACTACGGCGAGATCCATGCGCTCAAGGGCATCTCGTTCCGGGTCGCCCAAGGCGAGATCGTCACGCTGCTCGGCAACAACGGCGCGGGCAAGACCACCACCCTCCGCACCGTGTCGGGCCTGCTGTCCCCTCGCCACGGCGACGTGCGGTTCGAGGGTGCCTCCCTGGTCGGCATCCCGCCCCACGACGTGGTCCTCAAGGGCATCACCCACGTGCCGGAGGGGCGGCGCATCTTCAACCGTCTGACCGTGGTGGAAAACCTCGAGATGGGCGCCTATACGCGCGGCGATCCGCAGATCGCCTCGGACATGGAGCACGTCTTCACCACCTTCCCGCGCCTCAAGGAGCGGCGCACCCAGGTCGCGGGAACGCTCTCGGGCGGCGAGCAGCAGATGCTCGCCATCGGCCGGGCCCTGATGGCCCGGCCCCGGCTGCTGCTGCTGGACGAGCCCTCCATGGGGCTCGCGCCGGTGCTGGTCGAGCAGATCTTCGATACGGTGCAGACCATCAACCGCCAGGGTGTCACCATCCTGCTGGTCGAGCAGAACGCGGCCATGGCCCTGTCCATCGCGGAGCGCGGCTACGTGCTCGAGACCGGCCGCCTGCCCCTCGAGGGCCCGGCCCGCGAGCTGGCCGACAATCCGGAAGTGCGCCGCGCCTATCTGGGCGAGGCGTGA
- a CDS encoding branched-chain amino acid ABC transporter permease produces MDFDILIGIFPQVLLDGIILGFMYALIALGYTMVYGVLEFINFAHSEIFIIGAFVGVEILLSFKSAGWLDVLPWALVLLLVLVAGMAVSGVAAVVIERTAYRPLRHAPRLIPLISAIGVSFFLQDAIRLFESLWRNSFNLVYPTMDVLNHRFELTETIDISVKSLVVIVAALLMLWGLHSLVNRTKVGKAMRAVAEDQGAASLMGINVNRMISLTFLIGGAMGGGAGVLFGVQYSLINPYTGFIPGLKAFTAAVLGGIGNIPGAMLGGLVLGLLEAFAASYLSLLTGGAFGAEYKDIFAFSILILILIFRPKGLLGEIVRERA; encoded by the coding sequence ATGGACTTCGACATCCTGATCGGCATCTTCCCGCAGGTCCTGCTGGACGGCATCATCCTCGGCTTCATGTACGCCCTGATCGCCCTCGGCTACACGATGGTCTACGGCGTGCTCGAGTTCATCAACTTCGCCCACTCCGAGATCTTCATCATCGGGGCCTTCGTCGGCGTCGAGATCCTGCTCTCCTTCAAGTCGGCGGGCTGGCTCGACGTCCTGCCGTGGGCGCTCGTCCTGCTCCTGGTGCTGGTTGCGGGCATGGCGGTGAGCGGCGTGGCGGCGGTGGTCATCGAGCGGACGGCCTACCGGCCGCTGCGCCACGCCCCGCGCCTGATCCCGCTGATCTCCGCCATCGGCGTCTCCTTCTTCCTGCAGGACGCGATCCGGCTCTTCGAGTCGCTCTGGCGCAACTCGTTCAACCTCGTCTACCCGACCATGGACGTGCTGAACCATCGCTTCGAGCTCACCGAGACCATCGACATCTCCGTCAAGTCTCTCGTGGTCATCGTGGCGGCCCTGCTGATGCTGTGGGGGCTGCACTCGCTCGTGAACCGGACCAAGGTCGGCAAGGCGATGCGGGCGGTCGCCGAGGACCAGGGCGCCGCGTCGCTGATGGGCATCAACGTGAACCGGATGATCTCGCTCACCTTCCTGATCGGCGGGGCGATGGGCGGGGGCGCCGGGGTCCTGTTCGGCGTGCAGTACAGCCTGATCAATCCCTACACCGGCTTCATCCCCGGCCTGAAGGCCTTCACCGCGGCGGTGCTCGGCGGCATCGGCAACATCCCGGGCGCGATGCTTGGCGGACTCGTGCTCGGGCTGCTGGAAGCCTTCGCCGCCTCCTACCTGTCGCTGCTGACCGGCGGCGCCTTCGGCGCCGAGTACAAGGACATCTTCGCGTTCTCGATCCTCATCCTCATCCTGATCTTCCGCCCCAAGGGCCTCCTCGGCGAGATCGTGCGCGAGCGGGCCTAG